From a region of the Spelaeicoccus albus genome:
- a CDS encoding S1C family serine protease, which yields MMNDSSQVPPRPSEQPNFGPTPHGNQQINPQQPQGRGPDTFGPQPGPGPYVPSAHPAGPGGAPRAKKSRRHHKAGIAIAASIVAAALVGFGGGYFAGPSHVTVEFGAQAAPNSQGSSGSGSSGQGWTGNGSSGQGSSGQGSSGQGSSGQGSSGGQYGYGGQNGFPGTGQNGGTQNGQSSENGRNGADTSRATKAQSRGIVEITTVLKYEGAKAAGTGMILTSNGEILTNNHVVEGSTSIKATVASTGKTYKARVVGTDKKDDVAVLKLTNASSLKTVRTDTDQVDVGDQVVGIGNAGGTGSLTAAAGKVTALNQQITTMSEGTADSETLAGLIQTSANVQAGDSGGPLVDTDGEVVGMDTAASTNSQTGASTSGYAIPIASALKIADTIESGHETNTVSIGYPAFLGIELGRATGETTGRSSRVDGALVAGVIPSTPAAAAGLQAGDVITQVGNTSIGSAKKLSATLDGYDPGQSAVVHWTDVAGATHQATVTLVNGPVE from the coding sequence ATGATGAACGATTCATCGCAGGTGCCGCCCCGGCCGTCCGAACAGCCGAACTTTGGACCGACGCCGCACGGCAACCAGCAAATCAACCCGCAACAGCCGCAGGGCCGGGGCCCGGACACGTTCGGCCCGCAGCCGGGGCCGGGCCCGTACGTCCCCTCCGCACACCCCGCGGGCCCGGGTGGCGCGCCGCGGGCTAAGAAATCGCGGCGGCACCACAAAGCCGGCATCGCGATTGCCGCGTCCATCGTGGCAGCAGCCCTTGTCGGATTCGGAGGCGGATATTTCGCCGGGCCATCGCATGTGACGGTGGAGTTCGGCGCACAAGCGGCGCCGAACTCGCAGGGCTCATCCGGCTCCGGGTCATCCGGCCAAGGGTGGACCGGTAACGGTTCGTCCGGGCAGGGTTCGTCCGGGCAGGGTTCGTCCGGGCAGGGTTCGTCCGGGCAGGGCTCGTCCGGCGGCCAATACGGGTACGGCGGACAGAACGGCTTCCCGGGAACCGGTCAAAACGGCGGCACGCAAAATGGCCAAAGTAGCGAAAACGGCCGGAACGGCGCCGACACCTCGCGTGCAACCAAGGCGCAATCGCGAGGCATCGTCGAAATCACCACGGTTCTGAAGTACGAAGGCGCCAAAGCGGCCGGAACCGGCATGATCCTGACCTCCAACGGCGAAATCCTCACCAACAACCACGTCGTCGAGGGCTCGACCTCCATCAAGGCGACAGTGGCATCGACCGGCAAGACGTACAAGGCACGAGTCGTCGGCACCGATAAGAAGGACGATGTCGCAGTGCTGAAACTGACGAACGCCTCAAGCTTGAAGACGGTTCGGACGGATACCGACCAAGTCGACGTCGGAGACCAGGTCGTCGGTATCGGCAATGCCGGCGGCACAGGTAGCTTGACTGCCGCCGCAGGCAAGGTGACGGCGTTGAACCAGCAGATCACCACCATGAGCGAAGGCACCGCCGATTCGGAAACGCTGGCCGGGCTGATCCAAACGAGTGCGAACGTGCAGGCGGGTGACTCCGGCGGGCCGCTCGTGGACACGGACGGCGAAGTCGTCGGCATGGACACGGCCGCTTCGACGAACAGTCAGACCGGCGCGTCGACGAGCGGATACGCCATTCCCATCGCGTCGGCGCTCAAGATCGCCGACACCATCGAATCGGGACATGAGACGAACACCGTGTCGATCGGGTACCCGGCATTCTTGGGGATTGAACTCGGAAGGGCGACCGGCGAAACGACCGGGCGGTCCTCGCGGGTCGATGGCGCCCTCGTGGCCGGCGTGATTCCGTCGACGCCGGCCGCTGCAGCGGGATTACAGGCCGGCGACGTGATTACGCAGGTCGGCAATACGTCGATCGGGTCCGCCAAGAAACTCTCGGCCACGCTGGACGGATACGACCCGGGCCAGTCCGCCGTCGTCCATTGGACCGACGTGGCCGGGGCAACCCACCAGGCCACCGTCACGCTGGTGAACGGCCCCGTCGAGTAA
- a CDS encoding prolyl oligopeptidase family serine peptidase, producing the protein MTDNDEFQWLEDIYGERQLEWVAEQNERTEAMLAGPMFESMQSDILEVLDGAGRIPMPAKRGDYYYNFWRDEANPRGLWRRTTPESYRQDEPDWEILLDVDELCRAEDAEWVFAGAQLRYPDYDRALIRLSPDGGDAVALREFDVPTRQFVPGGFDVPAAKTHASWIDADTLFIASDFGPGTMTTSSYPRQARRWRRGQALGDAEIVIEVPVDQLTAGAAHDHTPGFERDFVYGARDFYTSRTYLLGDSGSAHIEVPDDASIDVHREWLVVRPRSAWDVGGRRYPAGSLLAVDFDDFMAGSRDLTVLFTPDAQTSLQGWAWTRHYLMLTLLHDVSSRVEVLSPDDGWSRAELADAPDLSTITVSGVDDEETDDYWMIVTGFLTPSTLHLGTVGGSAPALKSAPDFFDASDMSVEQHFATSKDGTRVPYFQVSPAGAAGGPVLLSGYGGFENSRVPAYSGTIGRAWLSRGGVYVSANIRGGGEYGPEWHHAALRENRPRAYEDFAAVADDLVARGVTTPERLGCEGRSNGGLLVGNMLTTYPQLFGAISCGVPLLDMKRYTKLSAGTSWIAEYGDPDVPEDWEFIRGFSPYHNLHAGTDYPPTLFYTVTSDDRVGPVQARKMAARMQALGVPNVWVYENREGGHGGGSDNKQMAHYLAASYTFLFDTLNGSTQAAR; encoded by the coding sequence ATGACGGACAATGACGAGTTCCAATGGCTTGAGGACATCTACGGTGAGCGCCAGCTCGAATGGGTCGCGGAGCAGAACGAGCGCACCGAAGCGATGTTGGCCGGGCCGATGTTCGAAAGCATGCAGTCCGACATCCTCGAGGTGCTCGACGGCGCCGGACGCATCCCGATGCCTGCCAAACGCGGCGATTATTACTACAACTTCTGGCGCGACGAAGCCAATCCGCGGGGGCTGTGGCGGCGCACCACCCCGGAAAGCTACCGACAAGACGAGCCCGACTGGGAGATCCTGCTCGACGTCGATGAACTTTGTCGGGCCGAGGATGCCGAGTGGGTCTTCGCCGGCGCCCAGTTGCGCTATCCCGACTACGACAGGGCGTTGATCCGGCTCTCCCCGGACGGCGGCGACGCAGTCGCGCTGCGCGAATTCGACGTGCCGACGAGGCAATTCGTCCCGGGCGGATTCGACGTGCCGGCCGCCAAGACGCACGCGTCCTGGATCGATGCCGACACGCTCTTCATCGCGTCCGATTTCGGGCCGGGCACCATGACGACGTCGAGCTATCCGCGTCAAGCGCGCCGGTGGCGCCGCGGGCAGGCCCTCGGCGATGCCGAAATCGTCATCGAGGTGCCGGTCGACCAGCTCACTGCCGGAGCCGCGCACGATCACACGCCCGGATTCGAGCGCGATTTCGTCTACGGCGCCCGGGATTTCTACACGTCGCGTACCTATCTGCTCGGCGACTCGGGCAGCGCGCATATCGAGGTGCCGGACGACGCGAGCATCGACGTGCACAGGGAGTGGCTCGTCGTCCGTCCGCGTTCGGCCTGGGACGTCGGCGGACGTCGGTATCCGGCCGGATCACTTCTGGCAGTCGATTTCGACGATTTCATGGCCGGGTCGCGCGATTTGACGGTGCTGTTCACGCCGGACGCGCAGACTTCGTTGCAGGGTTGGGCATGGACGCGTCATTATTTGATGCTCACCCTGTTGCACGACGTTTCGTCGCGGGTCGAGGTACTTTCGCCGGACGACGGGTGGTCCCGTGCCGAGCTGGCAGACGCCCCGGATCTCAGCACGATCACGGTATCGGGGGTCGATGATGAGGAAACCGACGATTACTGGATGATCGTGACCGGGTTTCTCACGCCGTCCACACTTCACCTGGGCACTGTCGGCGGCTCGGCGCCGGCGTTAAAGTCGGCGCCGGACTTCTTTGATGCATCCGATATGAGCGTCGAACAGCATTTCGCCACGTCGAAGGACGGTACCCGGGTGCCGTATTTCCAGGTATCGCCGGCCGGCGCGGCCGGCGGGCCGGTGCTGCTGTCGGGATACGGCGGTTTCGAGAACTCGAGGGTGCCGGCCTACAGCGGCACGATCGGGCGAGCGTGGCTGTCGCGCGGCGGTGTATACGTCAGCGCAAACATCCGCGGCGGCGGCGAATACGGGCCCGAGTGGCACCATGCTGCGCTACGGGAGAACCGGCCGCGTGCCTACGAAGACTTCGCCGCGGTCGCCGACGATCTCGTCGCCCGCGGCGTCACGACGCCGGAACGGCTCGGGTGCGAGGGTCGGAGCAATGGGGGCCTGCTGGTCGGCAACATGCTCACGACATATCCGCAGTTGTTCGGCGCCATTTCGTGCGGGGTGCCCCTGCTGGACATGAAGCGGTACACGAAGCTCTCGGCCGGAACCAGCTGGATAGCCGAATACGGCGATCCGGACGTGCCGGAGGATTGGGAATTCATCCGCGGGTTTTCGCCGTATCACAATTTGCACGCCGGCACCGACTATCCGCCGACATTGTTTTATACGGTGACGAGCGACGACAGGGTCGGGCCCGTGCAGGCGCGCAAGATGGCGGCGCGCATGCAAGCGCTCGGAGTGCCGAATGTGTGGGTGTACGAAAACCGCGAAGGCGGACACGGCGGCGGCTCGGACAATAAGCAAATGGCGCATTACCTGGCTGCCAGCTACACCTTCTTGTTCGACACTCTCAACGGGTCGACGCAGGCTGCACGCTAG
- a CDS encoding MMPL family transporter: MWHWLSGKIVARKGAWATLLIALIVAGGAIGAMSKSDPPGAVNSLPSAAESAQVQKLRDEFPGSELSPVLAVFSRGGDALTTADKATALDVGKKLAADVGHRAGRPIMSKDGEAAIVSVPINADRSNSEIADTVDKLRTTARDATSGGLHVQITGGPAFGADIASAFDGANFTLLAVTVGIVAILLLTYRSPVLWLVPLAVVAFADEAANVVTAKVGDVWNLQFDAGIISVLVFGAGTNYALLLISRYREELRRKSDHRVALRTALRATAPAIVASNVTVVLSLLTLVLAAMPSSRGLGIASAIGLAIALGFALLVLPPFLAVCGRRLFWPFIPRVGDEEKSERGVWSTIARTVTAKPVLTIGMSIIVLAVLGSGLIGTKVGLSQTQQFRVASESAQGFETLADHYPAGESEPMIVMARTNQAGAVLEAISGVDGVERANPIKTSTSGWTEINVVGKADPQTDASYRTVRELRTAVHDVPAARAAVGGQIARSLDVKTFSTRDLRLIAPIILGLVFIVLVILLRSLLAPILLVAVNAASAVAAIGAGTWVGKHVFGFPALDVNVPLLAFLFLVALGIDYTIFIAHRALHESQLHGTREGMVISISRTGAVITSAGVVLAAVFAALGVLPLVTLGQLGLIVGLGVLVDTLFVRTVFVPAIFAAIGDRIWWPRTPVRTAGSSSGTGNTQSTPRFVART; the protein is encoded by the coding sequence ATGTGGCATTGGCTATCGGGGAAGATTGTGGCCCGCAAGGGCGCGTGGGCGACATTATTGATCGCGCTGATCGTCGCGGGCGGAGCCATCGGCGCCATGAGCAAAAGCGATCCGCCCGGAGCCGTGAATTCGCTTCCGTCCGCCGCCGAGTCCGCCCAAGTGCAAAAGCTGCGCGATGAGTTCCCCGGCAGCGAGCTGTCGCCCGTGCTTGCCGTGTTTTCCCGCGGCGGCGACGCATTGACGACTGCCGATAAGGCCACGGCGTTGGACGTCGGCAAAAAGCTAGCCGCCGACGTGGGCCACCGGGCCGGTCGTCCGATCATGTCGAAGGACGGCGAGGCCGCGATCGTCAGCGTGCCGATCAACGCGGATCGTTCGAACAGCGAGATCGCCGACACTGTTGACAAGCTGCGAACGACTGCGCGTGACGCGACGTCCGGCGGCCTGCATGTGCAGATCACCGGCGGTCCGGCGTTTGGCGCGGACATCGCCTCGGCATTCGACGGCGCGAACTTCACTTTGTTGGCCGTCACAGTGGGAATCGTCGCCATCCTGCTGCTGACGTATCGGTCGCCGGTGCTCTGGCTCGTTCCGCTGGCGGTTGTCGCGTTTGCCGATGAGGCTGCAAACGTCGTCACCGCAAAGGTGGGTGACGTGTGGAACCTGCAATTCGACGCCGGCATCATCAGCGTCCTCGTATTCGGCGCCGGCACCAACTATGCGCTGTTGCTGATTTCGCGCTACCGGGAGGAATTGCGCCGCAAGTCCGACCACCGCGTTGCGCTGCGTACCGCGCTTCGGGCCACGGCGCCGGCGATCGTGGCCAGCAACGTCACGGTAGTCCTGTCATTGCTGACGCTCGTGCTGGCCGCCATGCCGAGTTCGCGCGGGCTTGGCATTGCGTCGGCCATCGGCCTCGCGATCGCTCTGGGATTTGCGTTGCTCGTATTGCCGCCGTTCCTTGCCGTCTGTGGACGGAGACTTTTCTGGCCGTTCATACCGCGGGTCGGCGACGAGGAGAAATCCGAGCGCGGCGTCTGGTCGACAATTGCCCGCACCGTCACCGCCAAGCCGGTGCTGACGATCGGCATGTCCATTATCGTGCTGGCCGTGCTGGGCTCCGGACTGATCGGCACAAAAGTCGGCTTGTCGCAGACGCAACAGTTCCGTGTCGCCAGCGAATCGGCTCAGGGCTTCGAGACGCTTGCCGATCATTATCCTGCCGGCGAGTCCGAGCCGATGATTGTCATGGCCCGCACCAATCAGGCGGGCGCCGTTCTGGAGGCCATCTCCGGGGTGGACGGCGTCGAGCGCGCCAACCCGATCAAGACGTCGACGAGCGGGTGGACCGAAATCAACGTCGTGGGCAAGGCCGATCCGCAGACCGACGCCAGTTACCGGACGGTGCGAGAGTTGCGGACGGCGGTGCACGACGTCCCGGCTGCCCGCGCCGCGGTCGGCGGCCAGATCGCACGGAGCCTTGACGTCAAGACCTTTTCGACACGAGACCTGCGGCTGATCGCGCCGATCATTTTGGGCCTCGTATTCATCGTTCTGGTGATTCTGCTGCGTTCGCTGCTTGCGCCCATCCTGCTGGTCGCCGTCAACGCAGCCAGCGCCGTAGCCGCGATCGGAGCCGGCACGTGGGTGGGTAAGCACGTGTTCGGGTTCCCGGCACTCGACGTGAACGTGCCGTTGCTGGCGTTCCTCTTCCTTGTGGCGCTCGGCATCGACTATACGATCTTCATTGCGCACCGGGCCCTGCACGAATCGCAGTTGCACGGCACGCGCGAAGGCATGGTGATCTCGATCAGCCGTACCGGCGCGGTCATCACGAGCGCCGGCGTCGTCCTGGCCGCGGTGTTCGCGGCGCTCGGCGTCCTTCCGCTTGTGACGCTGGGACAGCTCGGTCTCATCGTTGGGCTCGGCGTGCTCGTCGATACGCTCTTCGTCAGGACGGTCTTCGTCCCGGCGATTTTCGCGGCAATCGGTGACCGGATCTGGTGGCCGCGCACGCCCGTACGCACAGCCGGTTCTTCCTCGGGCACAGGAAACACTCAGTCAACACCGAGATTCGTAGCTCGGACATAG
- a CDS encoding peroxiredoxin yields MSTNEPITNESTPADLPKPVDDGAADHLTGVAVPHLTLPSTSGDAVELAAVRGTWVLFVYPSTGVPGQELPEGWDDVPGARGCTPEACGFRDNFEALQSTGIAAVYGLSMQSTDVQTEAAERLQLPYPLLSDSTLDLAGSLGLPTFVLHGITYYRRLTLIIGHGVIEHVFYPVFPTATHASDVTTWLHAR; encoded by the coding sequence ATGAGCACGAACGAACCGATCACCAACGAATCGACCCCGGCCGACCTGCCGAAACCAGTCGATGACGGCGCGGCCGACCATCTGACGGGGGTGGCCGTGCCGCACCTGACGCTGCCGTCGACGAGCGGCGACGCCGTCGAGCTTGCTGCGGTTCGCGGCACCTGGGTGTTGTTCGTCTATCCGAGCACGGGCGTACCGGGGCAAGAGCTGCCGGAGGGATGGGACGACGTGCCGGGCGCTCGCGGATGCACCCCGGAGGCGTGCGGGTTCCGGGACAATTTCGAGGCCTTGCAGTCGACCGGGATCGCCGCGGTCTACGGCTTGTCGATGCAGTCGACGGATGTGCAGACGGAGGCTGCGGAACGGCTCCAACTTCCGTATCCGCTGCTGTCCGACTCCACGCTCGACCTGGCCGGATCGCTCGGCCTTCCGACATTCGTCTTACACGGCATCACCTACTATCGCCGGCTGACGTTGATCATCGGCCACGGTGTCATCGAGCATGTGTTTTACCCGGTGTTCCCGACGGCGACCCACGCGTCCGACGTCACCACATGGCTGCACGCGCGATGA
- a CDS encoding aspartate aminotransferase family protein has protein sequence MTSLSPLLKQATPVVVDTALGSWINADDGKRYLDFTSGIGVTSTGHCHPDVVAAAREQTGKIIHAQYTTVMHKPLLELTEKLTGVLPAGLDSVYYANSGSESIEASIRLARMATGRPNIIAFHGGFHGRTVAAASLTTAGTKFRSGFSPIMGGVQIAPFPYAFRYGWDEDTAVDFALRELDYLLKSISSPEDTAGFIIEPVLGDGGYLPTPPRFLEGVRERADRIGAVLIIDEVQAGVGRTGKFWGHEYSAAKPDILITAKGLASGFPISAMAAGEDLMAKGWPGSQGGTYGGNAVAAAAAVATLGVVEREGLVENARVRGDQLRAGLEKLQASRPFMGDVRGLGLMQAVEFVDEDGEPDAPAAAAVQQAAVDQGLLLLTCGALGNVVRIIPALVATEAEIDSGLSRFEGALDAVRDVSH, from the coding sequence ATGACCTCTCTCAGCCCCCTTCTCAAGCAAGCCACCCCGGTAGTCGTCGACACGGCCCTGGGCTCCTGGATCAACGCCGACGACGGCAAGCGGTACCTCGATTTCACGTCCGGCATCGGCGTGACGAGCACCGGCCACTGCCATCCGGACGTCGTGGCGGCCGCAAGGGAGCAGACCGGCAAGATCATCCACGCCCAATACACGACGGTGATGCACAAACCGCTGCTCGAACTCACCGAGAAACTCACCGGCGTGCTGCCGGCCGGCCTGGACAGCGTTTATTACGCCAACTCCGGCTCCGAGTCGATCGAAGCATCGATCCGCCTGGCCCGGATGGCCACGGGCCGGCCGAACATCATTGCGTTCCACGGAGGTTTCCACGGCCGCACCGTGGCCGCCGCATCGCTGACGACCGCCGGCACCAAATTCCGGTCCGGCTTTTCGCCCATCATGGGCGGCGTGCAGATTGCGCCGTTCCCGTACGCGTTCCGGTACGGCTGGGACGAGGACACCGCCGTCGACTTCGCCCTCCGTGAGCTCGACTACCTACTGAAATCAATATCCAGCCCGGAGGACACTGCAGGATTCATCATTGAACCCGTGCTTGGCGACGGTGGCTACCTGCCCACGCCGCCGCGGTTCCTCGAAGGAGTGCGCGAGCGCGCCGACCGGATCGGCGCCGTCCTCATCATCGACGAGGTGCAGGCCGGCGTCGGGCGGACCGGCAAATTCTGGGGTCACGAGTACTCGGCCGCGAAGCCCGACATTCTCATCACCGCAAAGGGCCTGGCCAGCGGGTTTCCCATTTCGGCCATGGCTGCCGGCGAGGATCTGATGGCGAAGGGATGGCCCGGGTCGCAAGGCGGCACCTACGGCGGCAATGCCGTCGCCGCTGCGGCAGCCGTGGCCACGCTCGGCGTGGTCGAGCGCGAAGGCCTCGTCGAGAACGCCCGCGTCCGCGGCGACCAGCTGCGCGCCGGCCTGGAGAAACTCCAGGCCTCCCGCCCCTTCATGGGCGACGTGCGCGGTCTCGGGCTGATGCAGGCAGTCGAATTCGTCGATGAAGACGGCGAACCCGATGCGCCCGCCGCGGCAGCCGTCCAACAGGCGGCCGTCGACCAAGGCCTGCTGCTGCTCACCTGTGGGGCGTTGGGCAACGTGGTGCGAATCATCCCGGCGTTGGTGGCGACGGAGGCGGAAATCGATAGCGGCCTGTCGCGATTCGAAGGGGCACTGGACGCCGTCCGCGACGTCTCGCACTAG
- a CDS encoding CG0192-related protein, translating to MAIMYKADLSPTKAELIARWLPLQQWMPAAADDANLQLLGSFRFDDPDGEVGLETHLARLAGTVAHVPLSYRGAPLDGAEPGLLGTMEHSVLGTRWIYDAAWDPTYWTGLAAAILDRMPQAEQFFAVNGGLERAPETAHIDSSGTLDAELPPIRDVTPKTDGAVTTVSAGDIDISIFRVIDTTGRIDIEPALTATWAGQSAPVQIAGAALH from the coding sequence ATGGCGATCATGTACAAGGCCGACTTATCTCCGACAAAGGCCGAGCTCATTGCCCGGTGGCTCCCGCTGCAGCAATGGATGCCGGCGGCCGCGGACGACGCGAATCTGCAGCTCCTCGGCTCCTTCCGGTTCGACGATCCGGACGGCGAGGTCGGCTTGGAGACGCACCTGGCCCGGCTGGCCGGCACGGTGGCGCACGTGCCGTTGTCGTACCGGGGTGCCCCGCTGGACGGTGCCGAGCCCGGACTGCTCGGCACGATGGAACATTCGGTGCTCGGCACGCGCTGGATTTACGACGCCGCCTGGGACCCGACCTATTGGACAGGGCTTGCGGCAGCGATCTTGGACAGGATGCCGCAGGCCGAGCAGTTCTTCGCCGTCAACGGCGGGCTCGAACGGGCACCCGAAACGGCGCACATCGATTCCAGCGGAACCCTGGACGCCGAACTGCCCCCGATCCGCGACGTCACGCCCAAAACCGACGGCGCCGTCACGACCGTCTCGGCGGGCGACATCGACATTTCCATTTTCCGCGTCATCGACACCACGGGCCGGATCGACATCGAACCGGCGCTGACCGCCACGTGGGCAGGGCAGTCGGCGCCCGTGCAGATCGCCGGCGCCGCCCTGCATTGA
- a CDS encoding DUF5302 domain-containing protein — MTDTHPGASPQPRDTPETTPDPANRQTPEEIKAKFREALAKKHEQPAHDSSSAGPGRSKVHGTQRPAGHKREFRRKSG; from the coding sequence ATGACTGACACGCATCCGGGTGCTTCCCCGCAGCCCCGCGACACTCCGGAGACCACTCCGGATCCCGCCAACCGGCAGACGCCGGAAGAGATCAAGGCCAAATTCCGCGAAGCGCTTGCCAAGAAGCACGAGCAGCCTGCGCACGATTCGTCGTCCGCGGGCCCCGGCCGGTCGAAAGTGCACGGCACGCAGCGCCCTGCCGGCCACAAGCGGGAATTCCGCCGAAAGAGCGGCTGA
- a CDS encoding GNAT family N-acetyltransferase → MQITIRTPHAADRPAWDRLYAGYAVFYRTEQSADMRDTVWAWLLDPDHPLEALVAESEDGGLVGLAHYRPYPRPLHAAWCGYLDDLFVDPDYRGTGAADALLARLREIARERDWPIVRWTTADDNYRARGKYDQVATRTSWITYDMPSA, encoded by the coding sequence ATGCAGATAACAATCAGAACGCCGCACGCCGCCGATCGTCCGGCCTGGGATCGCCTGTATGCCGGGTATGCGGTCTTTTACCGGACCGAACAGTCCGCGGACATGCGCGACACGGTATGGGCGTGGCTGCTCGACCCCGACCACCCGCTCGAGGCGCTCGTCGCGGAATCCGAGGACGGCGGGCTCGTCGGCCTGGCGCACTATCGGCCCTACCCTCGTCCGCTGCATGCCGCCTGGTGCGGGTACCTCGACGACCTTTTCGTCGATCCCGACTACCGCGGGACCGGGGCGGCCGATGCGCTGCTGGCCCGGCTGCGCGAGATCGCCCGCGAGCGCGACTGGCCGATTGTGCGGTGGACGACGGCCGACGACAACTACCGTGCGCGCGGCAAGTACGACCAGGTGGCCACCCGGACATCGTGGATCACGTACGACATGCCGAGTGCCTGA
- a CDS encoding SurA N-terminal domain-containing protein, which produces MIRKVITLLIAGFVALGAAACDTQGTSSGGSGGSGGSDKASASGQSDAASGQSGIQGKVKGSKTVATVNGEDIKGIDYNGMLQQLQTQAQQQSQQQGQQAAPMKGAALKQVKKQAIKALVSNQLILQDADKRGIEPSKDKVQKQIDATKKQYKTKKKLDAALKSSNMTMKQFRSRTTDQVQVQAYEKKVIGPIHVSDAQVKKYYQQYAAQAKAQQAQQAQQGQQAQSSQVPPLKKVKPQIKQQLQQQKQQQELSKIVKKLKAKANVKVFV; this is translated from the coding sequence ATGATCCGGAAAGTCATCACCTTGCTCATTGCCGGGTTCGTCGCCCTGGGCGCCGCCGCGTGCGATACGCAAGGCACGTCGTCCGGCGGGTCCGGCGGGTCCGGCGGATCCGATAAGGCAAGCGCCTCGGGGCAGTCCGATGCCGCTAGCGGCCAGTCGGGTATTCAAGGCAAGGTCAAAGGCAGTAAGACTGTTGCGACAGTCAACGGCGAGGACATCAAGGGCATCGACTACAACGGGATGCTCCAGCAATTGCAGACGCAGGCGCAGCAGCAGAGCCAGCAGCAAGGCCAGCAGGCCGCCCCCATGAAAGGTGCGGCGCTGAAGCAGGTCAAGAAGCAGGCAATTAAGGCGCTGGTCAGTAATCAACTCATCTTGCAGGACGCAGACAAACGGGGCATCGAACCGTCCAAGGACAAGGTGCAAAAGCAGATCGACGCGACCAAAAAGCAGTACAAGACCAAAAAGAAGCTGGACGCCGCGTTGAAGTCGAGCAATATGACGATGAAGCAGTTCCGTTCGCGCACCACGGACCAGGTGCAGGTGCAGGCCTATGAAAAGAAGGTCATTGGGCCGATCCACGTCTCGGATGCGCAGGTCAAGAAGTACTACCAGCAGTACGCCGCGCAGGCCAAGGCCCAGCAGGCGCAGCAAGCCCAGCAAGGTCAGCAGGCTCAGAGCAGTCAGGTTCCACCGCTGAAGAAGGTGAAGCCGCAGATCAAGCAGCAGCTCCAGCAGCAAAAACAGCAACAGGAGCTCAGCAAGATCGTGAAGAAGCTCAAGGCAAAAGCCAACGTGAAGGTATTCGTCTAA